The genomic segment CACACAGACAGGGTTTCAGGGTCAGTCAGACCACTTCCTGTGATCCTAGGTGATTGCAGTCTCCTGAGTGTTCTATCTATCTGGGTATTTTTTTCACTCTGTAAGAAATGCATTGGTGGCTAAATTACCATTCTTATGTGAAGTTGGCACTCAAGTTGGTAATGTTGTACAATTTGGTTCAAACGGCTAGTCAGAAATTAGCATTATTGCAAACAAAACCTTCTGATATTACGTTACACTGAATATAACTTTCATTGTAAAGCTCCAGTTCCATTGAGTCACTGTGGTATCTGAACATCAGTTTGTCTTCCAGCATGGTCCAAAGGAGATATGACATCATCAGAACCGTCCTCTCAAGCAGAGCCTTCTGCACATTGGGAAGCAAGCAGGCTGTTGCCGTGGACTACCTGCCTGTCCTCCGCACCATCTGCCAATCAGAGAGAACTCAGGAACAGGGCCAAGGCAGGTGAGTCAATACACTGCATGAGAGCAGGAGG from the Coregonus clupeaformis isolate EN_2021a unplaced genomic scaffold, ASM2061545v1 scaf0571, whole genome shotgun sequence genome contains:
- the LOC123485097 gene encoding ATPase family AAA domain-containing protein 5-like produces the protein MEKLTPSCRPPHRQGFRVSQTTSCDPSMVQRRYDIIRTVLSSRAFCTLGSKQAVAVDYLPVLRTICQSERTQEQGQGRFPHYLSSTHLGLPKATVRLLADYFP